A single region of the Ziziphus jujuba cultivar Dongzao chromosome 10, ASM3175591v1 genome encodes:
- the LOC107410973 gene encoding scarecrow-like protein 33: protein MSNRREEEIILNSISQILLEEDLEDETTTDMFSNAKLEAAERSFYDVLAQKFRSPSSTSNIAPLIINSLNSQIDDRQYYTSIYSNNDAMVSDLHHNSSYNNIPALVLPNFYSNSSESFCSSATSKPPRTGFIEKNNTLIPDLELNRTSSTISFHHLSSALRKRKNHHQPTESHESERERNNNYKHLALYPEHQSDKFIDLFDKVLLSNGEDSSSLELSTNHQINIGQSKGCVIGGSVRRKKQVNIEDLVDLRALLTNCAEAVAVNDRESANELLTQIRQHSSCFGNSTQRLAYAFANALDARLSGTGSEVYRALNAKKLSMVDKLKACRLFLSASPFIKTSNFLTNQTILELAEKANTIHIIHFGIGNGFQWPSLIQRLSKRQGGPPLLRITGIDLPSPGFRPEARVEETGKYLAKYCKRFNVPFEYNSLIAERWETILCENLKINQRRDEVTVVNCLYRFRHLLDETVTSNNPRDGVLNLISRINPDIFVHGVISGSYDAPFFMSRFKEALHHFSAEFDMMEASSDSQEDKDRIVFEQEVYGMEILNVIACEGIERIERPEMYKQWQFRHQRAGLRQLPLNREVMKKVKEQVMSNYHKDFVVDEDGEWMLQGWKGRILYALSCWKPAY, encoded by the coding sequence ATGAGCAACCGTAGGGAAGAAGAAATCATTTTGAACTCCATAAGCCAGATTCTTCTCGAAGAAGACCTGGAAGATGAGACCACCACCGACATGTTTTCAAATGCGAAACTTGAAGCTGCTGAAAGATCCTTCTATGATGTTCTTGCTCAGAAATTTCGCTCACCGTCATCAACTTCCAATATCGCTCcacttattattaattctttGAACAGCCAAATAGATGATCGTCAATATTACACTAGTATCTATTCCAATAATGATGCCATGGTCAGTGATCTTCATCATAATTCATCTTATAATAATATTCCAGCTCTAGTTCTGCCTAATTTCTACTCCAATAGTTCAGAGTCTTTTTGTTCTTCGGCTACTAGTAAACCTCCACGCACAGGTTTCATTGAGAAGAATAACACGTTGATCCCTGATCTGGAACTCAACCGAACTTCGTCTACTATTTCTTTTCATCATCTGTCTAGTGCActaaggaaaaggaaaaatcacCACCAACCCACTGAGAGTCACGAgtcagaaagagagaggaataaTAATTATAAGCATTTAGCACTTTATCCTGAACATCAATCAGACAAATTCATAGACTTGTTTGATAAGGTGTTGCTTTCCAATGGAGAAGATTCTAGCTCTTTAGAATTATCCACTAATCATCAAATAAACATCGGACAGTCAAAAGGGTGTGTAATTGGTGGATCAGTCCGAAGGAAGAAACAGGTAAACATTGAAGATTTGGTAGATTTAAGAGCTCTCCTCACAAACTGTGCAGAAGCCGTAGCAGTGAACGATCGAGAAAGTGCAAATGAACTACTTACGCAGATCAGGCAACACTCTTCTTGCTTTGGcaactccacacagagattagCTTACGCCTTTGCTAATGCTCTCGATGCACGGTTATCAGGTACAGGAAGCGAAGTTTACAGAGCTCTAAATGCTAAAAAATTGTCCATGGTCGATAAGCTAAAAGCCTGCAGATTGTTTCTCTCAGCAAGCCCTTTTATCAAAACCTCCAATTTCCTTACCAATCAGACCATACTAGAGTTAGCTGAGAAAGCAAACACAATCCACATAATCCATTTCGGTATTGGTAATGGTTTTCAATGGCCGAGTCTTATCCAGCGCCTTTCGAAAAGACAGGGAGGACCTCCTCTTCTTCGAATTACGGGAATAGACCTTCCCTCACCTGGTTTCCGACCGGAAGCACGAGTGGAAGAAACTGGAAAATATTTAGCAAAGTACTGCAAGAGATTCAATGTCCCTTTTGAGTATAATTCCCTTATTGCAGAGAGATGGGAGACCATCTTATGTGAAAACCTCAAGATTAATCAAAGAAGAGATGAGGTAACCGTGGTTAACTGCTTATACCGCTTTCGACATCTACTCGATGAGACCGTAACTTCAAATAATCCGAGAGATGGTGTTCTGAACTTAATAAGCAGGATAAACCCTGATATTTTTGTTCATGGTGTTATTAGTGGAAGCTATGATGCTCCATTCTTCATGTCACGGTTCAAGGAGGCACTCCACCATTTCTCAGCGGAGTTTGATATGATGGAGGCAAGTTCGGATAGCCAAGAAGACAAGGATAGGATAGTGTTCGAGCAGGAAGTGTATGGGATGGAGATATTAAATGTGATAGCCTGTGAAGGAATTGAAAGGATTGAGAGGCCGGAGATGTACAAACAATGGCAGTTTAGGCATCAAAGAGCTGGGCTTAGGCAACTTCCATTAAATAGAGAGGTGATGAAGAAAGTGAAAGAGCAAGTGATGTCGAATTACCATAAGGATTTCGTGGTGGATGAAGATGGTGAGTGGATGTTACAGGGATGGAAAGGAAGAATCCTCTATGCTCTCTCTTGTTGGAAACCTGCCTATTAG